DNA from Paratractidigestivibacter faecalis:
ACGTACGAGGTCGTCCCTGCCTCCACTTACCCCAAGGCCCAAGAAGCGCTCGAGCTCACCGACGATGACCTCATCCACCACTTCGTGCGTCTGCGCACCGGCGACGACATTCCCGTGGCTATCAGCGACACCTGCATCTCGGCGGCGGTCATCCCCGCAATCAGCGTTGAGTGCCTCAACGGCTCGTTTTACGAGTACGTGCGCTCACTCGGCATCAACACCGGTCTGTGCCGCATGTCCATAAGTGCCGTCATCCCGACCCCCGAGCAGCAAAACCTACTGCGCGCCAAGGACATCGCCCTTCTGGCGGTACGTCACACCACCTGCGCCGATATCGGCGGTGAGCAGGTGCCGTACGAGTACATCACCACGTACTACAACGGCGACTCCTACACCTACGACTACACGATATAGCCAGAAGAACACGTCGGCTACCGGCGCAAACGCGTAGAAAGGGATCGTCGTGAAGCTGCCCAGCGTACTCGCCTCCGCCCGCGACGGAAGGAGCGCGCCCGCCACACCTGTCGAAAACCTGAGCGACTTCGAGGTTGCGCCCCATGAGGCAGAGCCCGCGTTCGAGGGAGCCTCCCTCATTCATGGTGCGGCGCTGCTTACGCCCGAGGAAGACGCGAGGAGCACCCGCACCATCGAGCGACGCGACAGCGTCGGCGCCGCAAAGACAGCCGTCGTGTTGAACTTTGCCGTGATTATGGCGGCTATCGCCTATGTGCTGTTCACCGCGCCGAACAACTTGGCGCTCGGCGGTGCGTCGGGCCTCTCCATCGTGATCGCGGGGCTCGTTCCGGGATTGCCCAGCGCCGTCGCGCTCTGGGGAGTGAATCTTGCGTGCATCGTCATCGGGTCGGTGCTTACCGGAAAGAGGGCTGTCGCATGGAGCGTCGCAGCATCGCTCGCGCTCTCCGCGTACGTATCGCTCTTTTCGCAGGTCATGCCCATTGTCAGCTCGATAACAGGCGACCTGTGGATTGACCTTCTGTGCGCCGTGGTCTTAACCGCCGTAAGCGCAGCAATGGCCTATAGCGTCGGCGCCTCCACAGGCGGGACAGACATCATCATCGTTGCGCTTGCCAAGCGCACGAGCCTGACAACGGGCATAGCGACACTGCTCGTCAATTCGACGTCAGTCGTAGGGAGTCTATTGCTGTTTGACCTGCGCACGGGCATCTACTGCGTAATCGGTCTGCTCATCATGACGGTTGTAGTCAACGGCGTGCTCGACGGCATGAAGCAGCACAAGGTCGTGACCGTGATTTGCAAGCAGCCGGCGCGCGTAGAGGAGTTCATCATCCGCGATCTCCAGCGAACCGCGACCATCTCGGAGGCGTACGGCGCGTACTCGGGCAATAAAGTGACCTCGATCATGACGGTACTCAACCCACGCGAGACGCTGCGGCTCGAGAAGCACATCCGCGGGATCGACCCGACGGCCTTCATCACCTACGTGAACACGTCGCAGATCACCGGACGCGGATTCAGACTGGTCTAAGTGCAAGCTCCTGCGCGCTTTCCGCCTCCGGGCCACGCCGGAGCGGGCGCCTTACGCCAAGCAGGCCCGCCGCCCTCCTACTCGTCCACCTCGTCATCGCCGCCGACCTGCTCCAGGACGCCGACGGCGGCGGGCATGACCTCGCCGTCGCCGCGATGGAAGGGATAGGCCAGCTTGTGGCTCTTGGGGTAGTTGAGCGCGCCCTGCCCGCGGAGCTTGAGCGCCACGTCGCGCGGGACCTCTATGCCCTGGTAGATGAGGCGGCCGTTGGTCAGGCTCACGCTCGTCACGCCCAGGCGCTGGCCGCGGATGCGGATGCGCGCGCGGTCAAAGAGGTTGCGGCCGGCCAGCGGCAGCGCGCCAAAGCTGTCCTCGGTCTCCTTCTGCAGCTCGTCCACCTCGGCCAGGTCCACGGCGGCCGCCAGCTTGCGGTAGACCAGCACGCGGCGGTCCACCTCGGGCAGGTACTCCTCGGCCAGGTAGAAGTCGGCCGGAAGGTTGATGGTGACCTCGGCCTCCTCGACCTCGCGCGTCTCGCCGCGCGCCTCGGCCACGGCCTCGCCCAGCATCTGGGTGAAGAGGTCAAAGCCCACGGAGCTGAGGTTGCCGTGCTGCTCGGCGCCCATGAGCGAGCCCGCGCCGCGGATCTCCAGGTCGCGCATGGCAATCTTCATGCCGCTGCCCAGGTCCTGGTACTCGTTGATGGCCGTCAGGCGGTCGGTCGCCTCGGGCGTGAGGGGCGTCTCGCCGGGGAACATGAAGTACGCGTAGGCCTGCGTGCGACCGCGGCCCACGCGGCCCTTGAGCTGGTAGAGCTGGGCCAGGCCCAGGCGCTGGGAGTCCTCGATGATGAGCGTGTTGGTGTGCGGGTTGTCGATGCCGCTCTCGATGATGGTCGTCGCCACCAGCACGTCTATCTCGTGCTCGGCAAACTCCAGCATCACGTCCTCGACCTCGCGTGCGGTCATCTTGCCGTGCGCCACGCCGATGCGGGCCTCGGGCGCCGCCTCGCGCACGCGCTCCACCGCGTCGTCGATGGTGTGAACGCGGTTGCTCACGTAGTAGACCTGCCCGTGGCGGCCCATCTCCTGGCGGATGGCGGCGCTCACCAGGTCGGGGTCGTACTCCCCCACCGTGACCTTGACCGGCAGGCGGCCCGGCGGCGGCGTCATGATGAGGCTCATGTCGCGCACGCCGCTCATGACCATCTGCATGGTGCGCGGGATGGGCGTGGCCGAGAGCGTCAGCACGTCCACCTGCTCGCGCATGTTCTTGAGCTGCTCCTTGTGCTGCACGCCAAAGCGCTGCTCCTCGTCGATGACAACCATGCCCAGGTCATGGGGGTTGACGTCGGCAGACAGCAGGCGGTGCGTACCAATGAGCACGTCCACCGAGCCCTCCGCAAAGCCCTCCAGCGCCCGCCTCTGCTGGGCCGGCGTCACAAACCTGGAGAGCACGGCCACCTTGAGGTCAAACGGTGCAAACCGCGAGAAGAACGTCTCGTAGTGCTGCTGCGCCAGGATGGTGGTGGGGCACAGCACCATGACCTGCTTGCCGTCCTGGCAGCACTTGAAGGCCGCGCGCAGGGCCACCTCGGTCTTGCCGAAGCCCACGTCTCCGCAGAGCAGGCGGTCCATGGGCTTTCTGGCCTCCATGTCGGCCTTGATGTCGGCCACGGCGCTTGCCTGGTCGGGCGTAAGCTCGTAGCTGAAGCTGGACTCCATCTCCTGCTGGACGGGGGTGTCCAGGCCAAAGGCGTAGCCGCTGACGGAAGCACGGCGCGTGTAGAGGTCCACCAGGTCAAACGCCAGCTTCTTGGCGCTCTTGCGGGCCTTGCCGGTGGCGCGGCTCCAGTCGGCGGTGTTCAGGCGCGTGAGGCGTGGGCTCTTGCCGTCCGGGCCCACGTAGCGCGTGATGCGGTCCACCTGCTCAAGAGGCACGTAGAGCTTGTCGCCGCCCGCGTACTCAAGCAGGAAGTAGTCGCGGTCCTTGCCGGCCACGTCCTGGCGCACGATGTCGGCAAAGAGGGCGATGCCGTGCGTGGCGTGGACGACGTAGTCTCCCGGCTTGAAGGGGAAGGTCACGCTCGTGGGGTCTACGCGACGCGCGCGGCGGCGGGACTTTGCCGTGCGGGAGCTGAGGTCGCTCACCGAGAAGACCGCCAGGCCCGCGGACGGGATGACGATGCCCGCCGGCACCGGCGCGTCAAAGAACGTGACCTGGCCGCGCGGCAGGGGCCGGCCGGAGTCGGGCGCCGCCGGGTCCGTGATGCGGCAGGCGTTGTCCTCGGCCGAGCCCAGGGACTCCGCAAACGGGATGGACTCGTCATTGAAGCGCAGCTCAAGGGCCTTGCGGGCCGCTCGATCCGGCACGGCAAAGAGCACCGAGCCGTTGTCTGCCAGAAGCTGGCGCACACGACCCAGCAGCTTGGCGTCGGAGCCCGCGATGCCCGGCTGGCGCACGGGCAGCTCCGCCGTCACGGCACCGGACCCCGCACGCAGGATGGACGAGAAGGAAAGCCTCTGCTGGCGGCCAAAGTCCATCTGGCGCGGCGGCGTGTAGAGCCCCTCGGTGCTGACGTGGGCGCTTCCGGCGGCGACCATGACCTCGTCCATGGCGCGCATGCAGTCGTCAAAGAGGGCGCGCGGCTCGGCCAGGACCACCAGGGCCTCCTCGCACATGTGCTCCAGCGGCGAGGCGCTGCCGCCGTAGAGCACGGGCAGGTAGCGCTCCAGGGTAGGCTGCGGGGCGCGGCGCTCAATGAGGTCCAGGTCGGCAGCTATGCGGTCGTCGTTCTGGGCGCGGTTGTACAGGGCGCGGGAGGCGCGGCGCACCGTCTCGTCCGTGAAGGCCATCTCGCGGCAGGGGCTCACCGTGACGGACTCCAGCTCGCCGATGGTCTGGCCCGTGGAGGGCACCATGCGGCGGATGCGGTCGATCTCGTCGCCAAAGAACTCCAGGCGCACGGGCGAGGTGGACTGGGCGGGCCAGACGTCCACCACGTCGCCGTGGACGTGGAAGGCGCCGGCCGCGTCCGCCTCGCCGTTGTCCGCGTAGCCCATGCCGACGAGAAGCGCCGGCACGTCCTCGAAGGGCACCTCGTCCCCCACGGCAAACGTGCTGGAGGCAAAGTAGCCGCTGCCCACGGGCGGCACGCGGCGCAAAAGTGCGTGGGCGCTGGCCACCACCAGGCACTTCTCGCCAGAGGCAAGGCGGCTCACGGCCTGGCAGCGCGCGCCGATGACGGCGTCGTCCGGGGCAGCCTCCGACCAGGGACGGTCCTTGCGCTCCGGGTAGCGGCAGACCATGTCCTGGCCCAGCCATGCGGCAAGCGAGCGCGCCGTGCGGTCGGCCGCCTCCTCGCCGGAGACCACCAGGAGGCACGGCCGCGGGTCCTTGGCCCAGAGCGCGGCCAGCACCAGCGGGCGGGCGGACTGCGCCACGGCCAGCGTGGCGTCGTTTCCGGCAGCAAGCTCCCTCAGCAGGGGCGCCATCTCGGGCGCGGCCAGCAGTCGGCGAGAAACGCGGTTGATGAACATGAACGGGGCCTTTCGCACGCAAAGCGGCCGAGGTTCCACGGAACCCCGGCTCGCTCGTTAGGTTTTATCTGCGGTTATTGTAGCCGAGAAGCCCCAGTTACTCGCTCATGGCCTCCTCGAAGGCGGAGGCAAAGCGCGGGTCGGCCTGTGCCATGCGGGCGTTGGTGGCAATCCAGCCCGCGACGGTGCCCGTGTCGTAGCCCTCCTTGGGGTCGATGACCAGGGCGTAGAACTCCTCCTCGGCCAGGCAGCGCTCCATGGCGTCGGTAAGCTGGATCTCGTTGCCGGCACCCGGCTTCTGGTCCTTCAGCAGCTCCATGACGCGCGGGGAGAGCAGGTAGCGACCGACGATGAACAGGCGGCTGGGAGCAAGGGCGGCCTTGGGCTTCTCGACCATGCCGGTGAGCTTCCAGACAGCGCCCTCGTCGTTCTCACCAGCCTCGGGGAACTCGGCGATGGAGCCCACCTGCTTGCCGGCGATGATGCCGTAGCGGCTGACCTCCTCCTCCGGGCACGGGGCAACGGCGATGACGGACGCGCCGCCGTGGGCCTTGGAGACCTCCATCATGCGGGGCAGGATCTTCTTGTCGGGCACCATGTAGTCGCCCAGGAGCACGAAGAAGGGCTCGTCGCCGGTGGCGTAGGAGGCACAGCGGATGGCGTGGCCCAGGCCCAGGGGCTCGCTCTGGAAGCAGAAGTCCACGGGGAGGGACCCGGCCTCCTTGACGGCGTCGGCGTAGGCCTCCTTGCCGCGGGAGCGCAGCAGGTCCTCAAGGGCCAGGTCAGGGGTGAAGTAGCTCATGATCTGGGGCTTGGCCTGGGAAGAGACGATGATGCACTCGTCCACCTCCTCAGGCGCCAGGGCCTCCTCGACGACGTACTGGATGACCGGCTTGTCCAGCACCGGCAGCATCTCCTTGGGCGTCACCTTGGTGCCCGGCAGGAAGCGGGTGCCCAGGCCGGCGGCGGGGATGATTGACTTCATGTTGCGCTCCTCTCGTCTTATAACGAGCTTTGCTTGCTTGCCTCGTGGCGCCGAGGCGCCAAATACTCTCAACTGCCCTAGGTTAGGGCGCGAAGGTACCCCCGCGCAACGCCTGGGCGCCGACCTCGCGGAATCTCCCGGAGGCCTGCGCCATCTGCGTGAGGCGCCCCGTTGCCGCGACGACGTCCTCCCACGCCGCCTGCCAGCTCCAGTTGCCCTCGGCCACGCCCGGCACGTTCATGCGGGCCGCGTCGTCCAGGCCAAGGACATCCTGGAGCGGCATGATGGCCACGTCGTTCTTGCTGCCCAGGACGCTGGCGGCAATGCGGTCTGCCATCTGGGCGGCCTCGTCTCCCTCCAGGCCAAAGCGGCTCTGGCAGAAGCCCAGGAGGGTCTGGTTGTCGTGCGTGCCCGTGAAGGTCACCGTGCCCGGCTTGGGCTCGTAGCCCTCGCGCACGTCGCCATCGCTGAACTGCACGATGTCCATGCCCGGAATGCCAGTCTCGGCAATGAGGGCGCGCACGGCAGGCGTGATGACGCCCAGGTCCTCGGCTATGAAGGGCAGGGGGCCCAGCTTCTGGTACGCGGCACGGAACAGGTCAAGGCCCGGCCCAAACGAGAAGGACCCCTCGCGGGCGGGCTTGCCCTTGGCGATCTTGTAGTACGAGCTGAAGCCGATGAAGTGGTCAAGGCGCACGTAGTCGTAGGTCTCCATGGCGCGCTCCAGGCGGGCGAGCCACCAGTCGTAGCCACGGGCCGCAAGGACGTCCCAGCGGTAGGTGGGGTTGCCCCAGAGCTGGCCCTCCGGGTCAAAGCCGTCACCCGGGCACCCGGCCTGGACCTGGGCATAGCCCTTCTCGTCAAGCTCGAAGATGTCGCGCTCGGCCCAGACGTCGGCGGAGTCGCCGGAGACGTACATGGGCATGTCGCCCACTATCTTGACGCCGCGCCCGTTGGCGTAGGCGCGCAGCTCGTCCCACTCGCGCTGGAACTCGTACTGCAGCTTGCGGTGGCGGTCAACCCCGTCGGCCAGCTCCACTCGCCGCGCCAGCCCAGGCGAGAAGCGCGCGTAGGCGTCGGGCCACTCCTGCCACGGGCCCTCCCCCAGGAGGTCCTTGATGGCGCGGAAGGTGGCATAGGGCGTGAGCCAGTACTTGTTCTTCTCGAGAAACGCCTGGTAGTCAGGGTCGTCGTCAGCGTCCTTGAGCTCTGCCAGGACGTCGGCGGGGTCCTTCTCCAGAAGGCAGGTGTTGCCCGCGAAGGCGGCGAGTCCGGCGTAGGGAGAGCCGTAGCCGTCGGCCGGGTTGACCGGCAGGACCTGCCAGTAGGTCTGGCCGCACTCGGCGAGCCAGTCCACGAAGCGGCGGGCCGGGGCGCCCAGCGTGCCGGGCCTGCCCTCGTTGGGAAGCGAGGTCACGTGGCAGAGCACGCCCATGCCGGGCTCGAGCGGCTCCTGCAGGCGGCGCTGCTTGTGGAAGTGCAGCACGGCGGTGCCCAAAGGCCAGAGGAAGGCCTCGGCGCAGCCGTCCACCACGGCGGGGGCAGCGCCGCTCACCACGTCGAGCACGGCCTCGCCGGCCATGGGGACGCGCACGGTGTGGGCGTCGTGTAGGCTGGCGTTGGCAAGCACGCAGACGCACTCGCCGTCCTCGCCGCGGCGCCAGAAGCCAAAGACGTCCTCGCCGTCGGCAAAGGGCTCGAAGTCACCCGCGGTCAGGACCGGCAGGGCCTTTCTCACGGCGATGGCGTTGCGGAAGACCGTGGCGCAGTCCATGCGGCCGCCGTCCCAGGGGAAGGCCGCGCGGTTGTACGGGTCTCGGAAGCCCTCCATGCCGCGCTCGTCGCCATAGTAGATGCAGGGCACGCCCGGAAGCGTCATCTGCAGCAGCACCGTGAGCCACAGGCGGCTCATGGCAAGGCTGGCGTGACCCTCGTCCAGGCGGAACGCCGCGCACTCCTCCTCGGGCAGGGTGTCGGGGTCGGGCGCGTCTCCCAGCATGGTGAAGAGGCGCTCGCGGTCATGGCTGCCCAGAAGGTTGAGGCAGGAGAAGAACGCGTCGCGCGGGTAGTTCTCGCGCAACTGCTCCAGGCGTGCAGCCATCTCCGGCGCGCCG
Protein-coding regions in this window:
- the mfd gene encoding transcription-repair coupling factor, with product MFINRVSRRLLAAPEMAPLLRELAAGNDATLAVAQSARPLVLAALWAKDPRPCLLVVSGEEAADRTARSLAAWLGQDMVCRYPERKDRPWSEAAPDDAVIGARCQAVSRLASGEKCLVVASAHALLRRVPPVGSGYFASSTFAVGDEVPFEDVPALLVGMGYADNGEADAAGAFHVHGDVVDVWPAQSTSPVRLEFFGDEIDRIRRMVPSTGQTIGELESVTVSPCREMAFTDETVRRASRALYNRAQNDDRIAADLDLIERRAPQPTLERYLPVLYGGSASPLEHMCEEALVVLAEPRALFDDCMRAMDEVMVAAGSAHVSTEGLYTPPRQMDFGRQQRLSFSSILRAGSGAVTAELPVRQPGIAGSDAKLLGRVRQLLADNGSVLFAVPDRAARKALELRFNDESIPFAESLGSAEDNACRITDPAAPDSGRPLPRGQVTFFDAPVPAGIVIPSAGLAVFSVSDLSSRTAKSRRRARRVDPTSVTFPFKPGDYVVHATHGIALFADIVRQDVAGKDRDYFLLEYAGGDKLYVPLEQVDRITRYVGPDGKSPRLTRLNTADWSRATGKARKSAKKLAFDLVDLYTRRASVSGYAFGLDTPVQQEMESSFSYELTPDQASAVADIKADMEARKPMDRLLCGDVGFGKTEVALRAAFKCCQDGKQVMVLCPTTILAQQHYETFFSRFAPFDLKVAVLSRFVTPAQQRRALEGFAEGSVDVLIGTHRLLSADVNPHDLGMVVIDEEQRFGVQHKEQLKNMREQVDVLTLSATPIPRTMQMVMSGVRDMSLIMTPPPGRLPVKVTVGEYDPDLVSAAIRQEMGRHGQVYYVSNRVHTIDDAVERVREAAPEARIGVAHGKMTAREVEDVMLEFAEHEIDVLVATTIIESGIDNPHTNTLIIEDSQRLGLAQLYQLKGRVGRGRTQAYAYFMFPGETPLTPEATDRLTAINEYQDLGSGMKIAMRDLEIRGAGSLMGAEQHGNLSSVGFDLFTQMLGEAVAEARGETREVEEAEVTINLPADFYLAEEYLPEVDRRVLVYRKLAAAVDLAEVDELQKETEDSFGALPLAGRNLFDRARIRIRGQRLGVTSVSLTNGRLIYQGIEVPRDVALKLRGQGALNYPKSHKLAYPFHRGDGEVMPAAVGVLEQVGGDDEVDE
- a CDS encoding YitT family protein, translated to MKLPSVLASARDGRSAPATPVENLSDFEVAPHEAEPAFEGASLIHGAALLTPEEDARSTRTIERRDSVGAAKTAVVLNFAVIMAAIAYVLFTAPNNLALGGASGLSIVIAGLVPGLPSAVALWGVNLACIVIGSVLTGKRAVAWSVAASLALSAYVSLFSQVMPIVSSITGDLWIDLLCAVVLTAVSAAMAYSVGASTGGTDIIIVALAKRTSLTTGIATLLVNSTSVVGSLLLFDLRTGIYCVIGLLIMTVVVNGVLDGMKQHKVVTVICKQPARVEEFIIRDLQRTATISEAYGAYSGNKVTSIMTVLNPRETLRLEKHIRGIDPTAFITYVNTSQITGRGFRLV
- a CDS encoding 4-alpha-glucanotransferase; the encoded protein is MRACHVTSRSEYRSPFGAVQLGGTVVLGIDVWGEDAVGVTLRVWTDERGEELLPMEGACEGDYVHYSVSYTPAQTGVVWYSFDLAASDGATWRYGAREGWTTGEGDFAYGNPPSFQLTVYVPRQTQPDWYKNGIVYQVFPDRFARGADWRERAEKALAAHREGPARVLVEDWDTPPTYRKSEDGDILEWDFYGGTLRGVREKLDYLADLGVTVIYLNPIFEAASNHRYDTADYLRIDPMLGDEEEFCALAREAAERGISIMLDGVFNHCGQDSRYFNRYGNYPEPGAWQGDESPYRDWFFFNEDGTYDGWWGNPDLPDVNEKNPEYHELICGQDGVVRKWLRAGARGWRLDVADELSDGFIEDIKAAMVAERPDGALVGEVWEDASNKMAYGKLRQYFEGTELDGTMNYPLRTALLAFVRNQIGAPEMAARLEQLRENYPRDAFFSCLNLLGSHDRERLFTMLGDAPDPDTLPEEECAAFRLDEGHASLAMSRLWLTVLLQMTLPGVPCIYYGDERGMEGFRDPYNRAAFPWDGGRMDCATVFRNAIAVRKALPVLTAGDFEPFADGEDVFGFWRRGEDGECVCVLANASLHDAHTVRVPMAGEAVLDVVSGAAPAVVDGCAEAFLWPLGTAVLHFHKQRRLQEPLEPGMGVLCHVTSLPNEGRPGTLGAPARRFVDWLAECGQTYWQVLPVNPADGYGSPYAGLAAFAGNTCLLEKDPADVLAELKDADDDPDYQAFLEKNKYWLTPYATFRAIKDLLGEGPWQEWPDAYARFSPGLARRVELADGVDRHRKLQYEFQREWDELRAYANGRGVKIVGDMPMYVSGDSADVWAERDIFELDEKGYAQVQAGCPGDGFDPEGQLWGNPTYRWDVLAARGYDWWLARLERAMETYDYVRLDHFIGFSSYYKIAKGKPAREGSFSFGPGLDLFRAAYQKLGPLPFIAEDLGVITPAVRALIAETGIPGMDIVQFSDGDVREGYEPKPGTVTFTGTHDNQTLLGFCQSRFGLEGDEAAQMADRIAASVLGSKNDVAIMPLQDVLGLDDAARMNVPGVAEGNWSWQAAWEDVVAATGRLTQMAQASGRFREVGAQALRGGTFAP
- a CDS encoding GntR family transcriptional regulator, with amino-acid sequence MSKEPKYRQVEESIRQMIQLGTLKVGDQIPTEEELCEKFGFSRMTVNKALSNLSASGYIERVPGRGSFVRRHHVDKSLSAGTSFTEDMAAIGLKAGSKLLTYEVVPASTYPKAQEALELTDDDLIHHFVRLRTGDDIPVAISDTCISAAVIPAISVECLNGSFYEYVRSLGINTGLCRMSISAVIPTPEQQNLLRAKDIALLAVRHTTCADIGGEQVPYEYITTYYNGDSYTYDYTI
- a CDS encoding UTP--glucose-1-phosphate uridylyltransferase; its protein translation is MKSIIPAAGLGTRFLPGTKVTPKEMLPVLDKPVIQYVVEEALAPEEVDECIIVSSQAKPQIMSYFTPDLALEDLLRSRGKEAYADAVKEAGSLPVDFCFQSEPLGLGHAIRCASYATGDEPFFVLLGDYMVPDKKILPRMMEVSKAHGGASVIAVAPCPEEEVSRYGIIAGKQVGSIAEFPEAGENDEGAVWKLTGMVEKPKAALAPSRLFIVGRYLLSPRVMELLKDQKPGAGNEIQLTDAMERCLAEEEFYALVIDPKEGYDTGTVAGWIATNARMAQADPRFASAFEEAMSE